One Thermosphaera aggregans DNA segment encodes these proteins:
- the thsB gene encoding thermosome subunit beta gives MAVEPTGIPVLILKEGTQRTAGRDALRTNIMAARAVAEMVKTTFGPKGMDKMLVDALGDVTITNDGATILDKAEIQHPAAKMLVQVAKSQDSEVGDGTKRAVVFSGELLKNAEELLAKNIHPTLIIAGYRRAMEEALNLLYQLSEPISIDDEESLKKIAKTSLTSKAVHDAREYFAEMAVKAVKQIVELRGDKYYVDLDNIQIIKKYGGALLDSMLVYGIVLDKEVVHPGMPRRVSEAKIALLDAPLEIEKPEIDAEIRINDPSQLKAFLQQEEEILMKLVDKIVEIGANVVITQKGIDEVAQHFLAKKGILAVRRVKRSDLEKLERATGGRIVSNIDDLKPEDLGYAKLVEERKIGEDKMVFVEGCKNPRAVSIVIRGGLERLVDEAERSMRDALSAVADAIKDGRIVPGGGAIEIELAKHIRKLATKVGGKEQLAIEAFAKALEGLVVTLIENAGLDPVDMIMKLRAAHEKDDGKYIGVNVFTGDIDDMYKNGVIEPVSVVANAIKAGTEASTIILRIDDLIAASKLEKGAEAGKKPGEEEKKEED, from the coding sequence ATGGCTGTCGAACCAACTGGAATACCTGTATTAATACTTAAGGAGGGAACCCAGAGAACCGCTGGTAGGGATGCTTTAAGAACCAACATAATGGCTGCTAGAGCGGTTGCTGAAATGGTTAAGACAACGTTCGGGCCGAAAGGCATGGACAAGATGCTGGTTGACGCTCTTGGAGACGTCACCATCACCAACGACGGTGCGACAATCCTTGACAAGGCTGAGATACAGCACCCAGCCGCTAAAATGCTCGTCCAGGTGGCGAAGAGCCAGGACAGCGAGGTTGGGGATGGAACTAAGAGAGCTGTTGTCTTCTCCGGCGAGCTGTTGAAGAATGCTGAGGAGTTGCTGGCTAAGAATATTCATCCAACACTCATAATCGCCGGCTACAGGAGGGCGATGGAGGAGGCTTTGAACCTGCTCTACCAGCTCTCAGAGCCGATAAGCATTGACGATGAGGAGTCGTTGAAGAAGATTGCCAAGACCTCTCTAACCAGCAAAGCAGTGCACGATGCCAGGGAGTACTTTGCCGAGATGGCTGTTAAAGCGGTTAAACAGATCGTTGAGCTGAGAGGAGACAAGTACTATGTCGACCTTGACAACATCCAGATAATCAAGAAGTATGGAGGCGCCCTGCTCGACTCAATGCTGGTCTACGGCATCGTGCTGGACAAGGAGGTTGTCCACCCTGGAATGCCGAGAAGGGTTAGCGAGGCTAAGATAGCCCTGCTCGACGCACCCCTCGAGATCGAGAAGCCCGAGATCGATGCTGAGATAAGGATTAACGACCCAAGCCAGCTGAAAGCCTTCCTGCAGCAGGAAGAGGAAATACTGATGAAGCTTGTGGACAAGATCGTTGAGATAGGTGCTAACGTGGTCATAACTCAGAAGGGTATTGACGAGGTTGCCCAGCACTTCCTCGCTAAGAAGGGCATCCTCGCTGTGAGAAGGGTTAAGAGGAGCGATCTAGAGAAGTTGGAGAGAGCGACCGGCGGCAGGATCGTGAGCAACATCGACGACTTGAAGCCCGAGGATCTGGGCTACGCTAAGCTGGTTGAGGAGAGGAAGATTGGAGAGGACAAGATGGTGTTCGTTGAGGGATGCAAGAACCCAAGAGCTGTGAGCATTGTGATAAGGGGTGGTTTAGAGAGGCTTGTCGACGAAGCTGAGAGAAGCATGAGGGATGCCCTGTCCGCAGTGGCAGACGCTATCAAGGATGGACGCATAGTACCCGGCGGTGGAGCAATAGAGATAGAGCTGGCTAAGCACATCAGGAAGCTAGCGACGAAGGTTGGTGGGAAGGAGCAGCTCGCCATAGAGGCTTTCGCCAAAGCCCTGGAGGGACTCGTGGTGACTCTGATAGAGAACGCTGGGCTAGACCCTGTCGACATGATAATGAAGCTTAGAGCAGCCCATGAGAAAGACGATGGCAAGTACATCGGGGTAAACGTGTTCACCGGCGACATTGACGACATGTACAAGAACGGTGTTATCGAGCCTGTCAGCGTGGTGGCTAACGCTATAAAGGCTGGCACGGAGGCTTCAACAATAATCCTGAGAATCGATGACTTAATAGCTGCCAGCAAGCTTGAGAAAGGCGCTGAAGCAGGCAAGAAGCCTGGAGAAGAGGAGAAGAAAGAGGAAGACTAA
- a CDS encoding adenosylhomocysteinase: MDYRVKDLSLAPEGSLKIEWAEKHMPVLVLLRRRSRDEKPFKNLRIGAVLHVTKETAVLMKAFKDAGAEEVLLAGSNPLSTQDDVAAALVEYGVRVYAWRGQSPEEYYWCLRKIAESQPDIVLDDGADLHALLHSEYPGLAERIVGGTEETTTGVNRLVAMEREGVLKYPVIAVNNAYTKHMFDNRYGTGQSTFDGILRATNILVAGKVVVVAGYGWVGKGIASRARGLGARRVIVTEVDPIRALEAVHDGFEVMKMAEAAPLGDVFITATGNKAVIRGEHFQLMKDGAILANAGHFNVEVWIPDLEKLSVGKRLIRSNVEEYVLRDGRRLYLLAEGRLVNLAAAEGHPSEVMDMSFANQFIAAKYLVENKHALKPAVMNPPLEADKMVARLKLESMGISIDELTAEQEEYLKSWKAGT, encoded by the coding sequence TTGGATTACAGGGTTAAGGATTTAAGCCTCGCGCCCGAGGGAAGCCTCAAGATTGAATGGGCTGAGAAGCACATGCCTGTTCTCGTGCTCCTGCGTAGGAGAAGCCGTGATGAAAAACCTTTCAAAAACCTCAGGATCGGCGCAGTCCTACACGTTACCAAGGAGACAGCTGTCCTGATGAAGGCTTTCAAGGATGCTGGGGCTGAAGAGGTACTACTAGCCGGGAGCAACCCGTTGTCAACACAGGATGATGTCGCCGCCGCCCTGGTCGAGTACGGGGTAAGGGTTTACGCTTGGAGGGGTCAGTCGCCCGAGGAATACTACTGGTGTTTGAGAAAGATTGCCGAGAGCCAGCCGGACATAGTGCTTGATGATGGAGCAGACCTCCACGCCCTCCTGCACTCGGAATACCCTGGTTTAGCCGAGAGAATAGTGGGAGGGACTGAGGAGACAACCACCGGTGTGAACAGGCTGGTTGCCATGGAGAGGGAAGGGGTTCTCAAATACCCTGTGATAGCCGTGAACAACGCCTACACAAAGCACATGTTCGACAACAGGTATGGGACAGGGCAGAGCACTTTCGACGGAATACTGAGAGCCACCAACATACTTGTGGCTGGCAAGGTCGTCGTGGTAGCGGGGTATGGATGGGTTGGCAAGGGAATTGCCTCGAGAGCCCGGGGGCTGGGGGCTAGGAGGGTTATCGTAACCGAGGTTGACCCTATAAGGGCTCTTGAAGCAGTCCACGACGGCTTCGAAGTCATGAAGATGGCTGAGGCAGCCCCTCTCGGGGACGTGTTCATCACGGCCACGGGCAACAAGGCAGTTATCAGAGGGGAGCATTTCCAGCTCATGAAGGATGGCGCCATACTTGCTAACGCAGGCCACTTCAACGTTGAGGTCTGGATACCGGATCTCGAGAAGCTGTCGGTGGGGAAGAGGCTTATCAGGAGCAATGTCGAGGAGTATGTGCTGAGGGATGGGAGAAGGCTCTACCTGCTCGCAGAGGGCCGTTTGGTAAACCTGGCCGCGGCTGAAGGACACCCAAGCGAGGTAATGGACATGAGCTTCGCCAACCAGTTCATCGCTGCCAAATACCTTGTAGAGAACAAGCACGCGTTGAAGCCAGCAGTCATGAACCCGCCGCTCGAAGCTGACAAAATGGTCGCGCGCTTGAAACTAGAGTCAATGGGTATATCCATTGACGAGCTGACCGCGGAGCAGGAGGAGTATTTGAAGTCGTGGAAGGCTGGCACATAG
- a CDS encoding DNA cytosine methyltransferase: MKEYTVVDLFCGAGGFSLGFHLTRRFRTILAVDNYNPAGLTYKLNFPTVKVLLEDIKEVSDPLLRKTLKDVKIDVLIGSPPCEPFTGANPRRERNPLDRLYKDPAGQLTLHYIRILGVLQPRVFVMENVPAITEDGLKDTLLGEFERAGYEKVYFNILEAEEYGTPSHRRRVFVSNIRIQPPPSPRVVTVEEALSNLPPPGGFPPNHEPPKEPSRRKVKRMSMLDWGEAMIHYQGAEKELPNLIRLHPRRIAPTVLGSSRFIHPYENRFLTVREQARLMGFPDSFVFTGGRDDQYNMIGEAVPPPLAKAIGLYVANKLDEEGG; this comes from the coding sequence TTGAAAGAATACACCGTAGTAGACTTGTTCTGCGGGGCAGGAGGATTCTCCCTCGGCTTCCACCTGACACGCAGGTTTAGAACAATCCTCGCCGTGGACAATTACAATCCTGCAGGGCTTACGTACAAGCTGAACTTTCCAACAGTGAAAGTCCTGCTCGAAGACATTAAGGAGGTTAGTGATCCACTGCTGAGGAAGACGCTGAAGGATGTGAAAATAGATGTGTTAATAGGGAGCCCTCCCTGCGAGCCTTTCACAGGAGCGAACCCGAGGCGGGAGCGCAACCCGTTGGACAGGCTGTACAAGGACCCTGCCGGGCAGCTAACACTCCACTACATCAGGATCCTGGGGGTTCTCCAGCCCAGGGTTTTCGTGATGGAGAATGTTCCAGCAATAACCGAGGATGGTTTAAAAGACACTCTGCTAGGCGAGTTTGAAAGAGCCGGGTACGAGAAGGTTTACTTCAACATTCTCGAAGCCGAAGAGTACGGCACTCCAAGCCACCGGAGAAGAGTGTTTGTTTCAAACATTAGAATACAGCCTCCCCCCAGCCCCAGGGTCGTAACGGTTGAGGAGGCGCTCAGCAATCTCCCCCCTCCGGGAGGCTTCCCGCCTAATCACGAACCCCCGAAGGAGCCTTCCCGTAGAAAGGTTAAAAGGATGAGCATGCTCGACTGGGGCGAGGCCATGATCCACTACCAGGGGGCTGAGAAGGAGCTTCCAAACCTGATAAGGCTTCACCCGCGCAGGATAGCCCCCACTGTGCTGGGATCCTCACGCTTCATACATCCCTACGAGAACAGGTTTCTAACAGTTAGGGAGCAGGCAAGGCTCATGGGTTTCCCAGACTCATTCGTCTTCACAGGGGGCAGGGACGACCAGTACAATATGATCGGTGAGGCGGTCCCCCCGCCTCTCGCCAAGGCGATAGGTTTATACGTTGCCAATAAGCTGGATGAGGAAGGGGGTTGA
- a CDS encoding ATP-binding protein — MESGNQVGDYVVVGWTINTVPRLEARLPLNLLNRHILIVGATGTGKSYTASRIAWRVSLKGIPVIILDWHGEYGDLVAEGVRLNPFENPVEFLSTSDPRSDVEVISDVLGLTPPQEYLLWRIISEKGSKLESVESLARALEAYYDDASWVRETRLSLHRKLKILASNPYARLFNSNSRLPVDAAEPGKPVIVDLSLIRNVNVRRIYGTMLLARLVNMNYGLRKRYLILVEEAQNYLGRENPVGFLARMMGEIRKNNIGFCVITQSPSLIVDQVLVNTNTKIIHSVKSNMDLEVVSRSLFLDQETARILPYMDVGEALLFNPSLKKPVLIRVE; from the coding sequence GTGGAGAGCGGTAACCAGGTTGGAGACTATGTTGTGGTAGGCTGGACCATTAACACTGTTCCAAGGCTTGAGGCTAGACTACCTTTAAACCTGTTGAACAGGCATATCCTAATAGTCGGGGCGACCGGGACAGGCAAGTCCTACACTGCTTCTAGAATAGCGTGGAGGGTTAGCCTGAAAGGGATCCCAGTGATAATTCTCGACTGGCACGGCGAGTACGGTGACCTGGTGGCTGAAGGGGTGAGGCTCAACCCGTTTGAAAACCCGGTGGAATTCCTCAGCACCAGCGACCCCAGGAGCGATGTAGAAGTTATCAGCGACGTACTGGGCTTGACTCCTCCGCAGGAGTACCTGCTCTGGAGAATCATCAGCGAGAAGGGAAGCAAGCTAGAGAGTGTTGAATCACTTGCGAGAGCCCTGGAAGCCTACTACGACGATGCTAGCTGGGTAAGGGAGACAAGGCTTTCACTCCATAGAAAGCTGAAAATCCTAGCCTCAAACCCCTACGCCAGATTATTCAACAGTAACAGCAGGCTACCGGTGGATGCGGCCGAACCCGGCAAGCCCGTGATAGTGGACTTGTCACTGATCCGGAATGTTAACGTGAGAAGGATATATGGTACAATGCTTCTCGCCAGACTGGTTAACATGAACTACGGCTTGAGAAAGAGGTATTTGATACTTGTAGAGGAGGCTCAAAACTACCTGGGAAGGGAGAACCCTGTCGGCTTCCTAGCCAGGATGATGGGGGAGATCAGGAAGAACAATATAGGCTTCTGCGTTATAACACAGTCGCCTTCGCTAATAGTTGACCAGGTCCTAGTCAACACTAACACTAAGATCATCCACTCGGTCAAGTCTAACATGGATTTAGAAGTGGTTTCGAGAAGCCTCTTCTTAGACCAGGAAACAGCTAGGATACTTCCCTACATGGATGTTGGAGAAGCACTCCTCTTCAATCCCAGCCTTAAAAAACCTGTTTTAATAAGGGTTGAGTAG
- a CDS encoding dolichol kinase has product MLDGLSTEVLIRESIYTAILFIWVLIVVIPLTKFTYNMMIKKRTTHIKAVYYNRKIIHILAGGVVSILIPLLGYTTPLTIIPMLVLLFLATYIPHKTGKLLYWFQDPDNINEVNFVIMWGAVMITSWVVFRDWVYGVVPVAFMSFGDGITGIVRNALYNRRNKSWFGNLAMAVVTVPVGQIILGLPGAFAGLVASIIEHFEIHSKIDDNITVPLVSFLIILGFRLIGG; this is encoded by the coding sequence ATGCTGGATGGATTATCTACAGAGGTATTGATCAGGGAGTCAATCTATACTGCTATTTTATTCATATGGGTGTTGATCGTTGTAATCCCTCTCACGAAATTCACCTACAACATGATGATTAAGAAGAGGACCACGCACATCAAGGCCGTGTACTATAACAGGAAGATCATTCACATCCTAGCCGGCGGCGTCGTGTCAATATTAATCCCCCTTCTCGGGTACACCACGCCGTTAACGATTATCCCAATGCTCGTCCTCCTATTCCTTGCAACATACATCCCGCATAAGACAGGCAAGCTCCTCTACTGGTTCCAGGATCCCGACAATATCAACGAGGTGAACTTCGTCATAATGTGGGGTGCTGTAATGATTACCTCCTGGGTCGTGTTCAGGGACTGGGTTTACGGCGTTGTCCCCGTAGCATTCATGTCCTTCGGCGACGGGATAACCGGGATCGTGAGGAACGCGCTGTATAACAGGAGGAATAAGTCATGGTTCGGCAACCTTGCAATGGCTGTTGTAACAGTGCCCGTGGGGCAGATCATCCTCGGCCTCCCCGGGGCTTTCGCAGGACTGGTGGCAAGCATTATCGAGCATTTCGAGATACACAGCAAGATCGATGACAACATAACGGTTCCATTGGTCAGCTTCCTGATCATTCTAGGCTTCCGGCTCATCGGGGGTTAA
- a CDS encoding NAD(P)/FAD-dependent oxidoreductase codes for MSTKFRITGLSAARTAPAIEDRYETIVVGGGPAGLTAALYSVRYGHKTLLVTKLLGGNITEAPLVDDYIGVPDVSGNDLADKFVKHVKKYNVPIVIDEVVDVVRKPEENLWCVRLRDLKKEVCAYSIILAVGSEKKKLGVPGEKELVGKGVSYCATCDGPLFKGKTVAVVGGGNAALTSAIYLAKIASKVYLIHRRSEFRAFNVYVEAARSNPNIKFLLDSVIKEIIGRDRVEAIRVLNLATGEESVVNVDGVFVEIGLQPPVEFFKKIGLELDETGRVMVKVDRSTNLPGIFVAGDAAGGPFKYRFEQIITAAADGAIAADAACKYVCALKHAGGSAPR; via the coding sequence ATGAGCACTAAGTTCAGGATTACCGGTTTATCCGCGGCGAGAACCGCTCCCGCGATAGAGGACAGGTATGAGACCATCGTGGTCGGGGGAGGACCGGCAGGTTTGACAGCCGCGCTGTACAGTGTGAGATACGGGCATAAAACACTCTTAGTGACGAAGCTGCTAGGGGGCAACATCACGGAGGCACCCCTGGTTGACGACTATATTGGAGTACCCGATGTCTCAGGCAACGATCTCGCCGACAAGTTTGTGAAGCATGTGAAGAAGTATAATGTCCCAATAGTCATCGACGAGGTTGTCGACGTTGTGAGGAAGCCTGAGGAAAACCTTTGGTGTGTGAGGCTGAGGGATTTGAAGAAGGAGGTGTGTGCTTACTCCATAATCCTAGCGGTTGGCTCGGAGAAGAAGAAGCTTGGTGTTCCAGGCGAGAAGGAGCTTGTTGGTAAGGGGGTTTCCTACTGCGCAACCTGTGACGGGCCATTGTTCAAGGGTAAAACGGTAGCGGTTGTTGGAGGAGGCAACGCTGCGCTAACCTCAGCCATATACCTGGCTAAGATAGCTTCTAAAGTATACTTGATACACAGGAGGAGCGAGTTCAGGGCTTTCAACGTTTACGTTGAAGCAGCCAGGAGCAATCCAAACATCAAATTCTTACTCGACAGCGTTATCAAGGAGATTATCGGCAGGGACAGGGTTGAAGCGATCAGGGTTCTAAACCTGGCTACCGGGGAGGAGAGCGTTGTAAACGTGGACGGGGTCTTCGTTGAGATAGGGCTTCAACCACCCGTCGAGTTCTTCAAGAAGATAGGTCTCGAGCTCGACGAGACCGGGAGGGTGATGGTTAAGGTTGACAGGAGCACAAACCTGCCAGGCATATTCGTAGCAGGCGACGCGGCGGGAGGGCCGTTCAAGTACAGGTTTGAACAGATAATAACAGCAGCCGCGGATGGGGCGATAGCTGCTGACGCGGCTTGCAAATACGTCTGCGCCCTAAAGCATGCGGGAGGGTCAGCGCCCAGGTAA
- a CDS encoding DNA methyltransferase, with the protein MREVLVEEYLDFASRNASITIDDQIIPLKPIKVTRLEPSSQELPDVSTTVWSFPKRGSWATHKGDYRGNWPPQIPRALILKYTGEGDVVLDPMVGSGTTCVEAVLLGRNCIGVDLNYHAVMLTHHRLYYLVKALEGSGAPRGWYRIYHGDARRLDKIQDDSVDLVATHPPYLNIVRYGVEKSEGDLSAVRGLEEFLALFKEVAREIYRVLKPGKTLAILVGDTRVRKHYVPLTHYVLLTLLDTGFVLMEEVVKIQHKMKTTREVWSRLRNRDFLLIYHEKLFILRKPVGKDSRLRYSGRQDFVELKL; encoded by the coding sequence GTGAGAGAGGTGTTGGTTGAGGAGTACTTGGACTTCGCCTCCCGGAACGCTAGCATAACTATTGATGATCAAATCATCCCGCTTAAACCTATCAAGGTGACGAGGCTTGAGCCCTCCTCGCAGGAGCTCCCCGATGTTTCAACCACTGTCTGGAGCTTCCCTAAGCGAGGCTCTTGGGCTACTCATAAAGGAGATTACAGGGGAAACTGGCCTCCCCAAATCCCGCGTGCGCTAATCCTCAAGTACACTGGTGAAGGAGATGTTGTATTAGACCCCATGGTTGGCTCGGGGACGACGTGTGTTGAAGCCGTGTTGCTCGGGAGGAACTGTATCGGCGTGGATTTAAACTATCATGCTGTAATGCTAACCCATCACAGGCTTTACTACCTGGTTAAAGCACTAGAGGGCAGTGGTGCCCCGCGGGGCTGGTATAGAATCTACCACGGGGATGCGAGGAGGCTGGATAAGATACAGGATGATAGCGTGGACTTGGTGGCGACACACCCGCCCTACCTCAACATAGTCAGGTATGGCGTGGAGAAGTCTGAGGGAGACCTCTCAGCTGTGAGAGGGCTAGAGGAGTTCCTGGCCTTGTTCAAGGAGGTGGCCAGGGAGATTTACAGGGTGCTTAAACCCGGGAAGACCCTAGCAATCCTCGTAGGCGACACACGGGTTAGGAAGCACTATGTCCCGCTAACCCACTACGTCCTGCTAACACTTCTAGACACCGGCTTCGTGCTGATGGAGGAGGTTGTTAAAATACAGCACAAGATGAAAACGACCAGGGAGGTTTGGAGCCGTTTGAGAAACAGGGATTTCCTGCTGATATATCATGAAAAACTCTTCATACTCAGGAAGCCTGTTGGCAAGGATTCAAGGCTGAGGTATAGTGGTAGGCAAGACTTCGTCGAGCTGAAGCTTTAA
- a CDS encoding RecB-family nuclease, whose protein sequence is MPISWMRKGVEMYVVLYSPTGIHKVVEFLKTMYLVDGFTPVIVKPIGAAAQIGVPEAHKIAYKAGKPLIVLPELADVSRILGADPVYYLSDEGEEKGFEEVFTTGGNAAVVLNAGDVEPSRKELENVKTVWIRNFPKGLPATALSGVIVYNALLLRTTR, encoded by the coding sequence TTGCCAATAAGCTGGATGAGGAAGGGGGTTGAAATGTACGTTGTGCTCTACTCTCCAACAGGAATACACAAGGTTGTAGAATTCCTTAAGACAATGTACCTGGTCGACGGGTTCACCCCCGTGATCGTCAAACCCATAGGGGCAGCGGCACAGATAGGTGTGCCGGAGGCTCATAAAATAGCCTACAAGGCTGGGAAGCCCCTGATAGTTCTACCGGAGCTGGCAGATGTTTCGAGAATCCTGGGTGCCGACCCGGTCTACTACTTGAGCGATGAAGGCGAGGAAAAGGGGTTTGAAGAGGTTTTCACAACAGGCGGAAATGCCGCGGTGGTTCTAAACGCGGGTGATGTAGAGCCTAGTAGGAAGGAGCTTGAAAACGTTAAAACAGTATGGATTAGGAACTTCCCTAAGGGCTTGCCGGCCACCGCCTTATCCGGCGTCATAGTCTACAATGCATTACTACTGAGGACTACCAGGTAG
- a CDS encoding aldo/keto reductase → MEYTTLGWTDLKVSRIGLGTWQYSEAWGLTDYEKAKQVIAKAVELGINFFDTAMVYGRGMSEEFLGRALKEVGVNRDEVVIATKIPGEFLNPHDIFKSVDKSLKRLGVDSIDLLQLHWPPCWHNFPTSTYAKTLERLVLLGKVKYLGVSNYPVVLIEELRSSFSFTDIVSMQYRFNLAERWAEEELIPYAEANDLTFIPWSPLAKGALTGKYSPGALPEFKDVRGGEAVFHPENFAKLEKLLNTLRDVAAKYGKTPAQVVLNWMLKYSPVILPIPGAKTPEQVEELAGALGWELSYEDWRRIDEESRAVKISYATW, encoded by the coding sequence TTGGAGTACACTACTCTTGGCTGGACTGATTTAAAAGTTTCAAGAATAGGATTGGGCACGTGGCAGTATAGTGAGGCATGGGGGTTAACCGATTACGAGAAGGCTAAGCAGGTGATCGCTAAAGCGGTTGAGCTAGGCATAAACTTCTTCGACACCGCCATGGTTTACGGGAGAGGGATGAGCGAGGAGTTCCTGGGAAGAGCCCTTAAGGAGGTTGGTGTTAATAGAGACGAGGTGGTTATCGCTACTAAAATACCTGGCGAGTTCCTGAACCCGCACGACATCTTCAAGTCTGTGGACAAGTCCCTGAAAAGGCTTGGGGTTGACTCAATAGACCTGCTCCAGCTTCACTGGCCTCCCTGCTGGCACAACTTCCCCACTTCAACCTATGCTAAAACGCTTGAAAGGCTTGTCCTCCTGGGCAAGGTTAAATACCTTGGAGTCAGCAACTACCCGGTGGTGTTGATCGAGGAGTTGAGATCATCCTTCTCCTTCACCGACATTGTCAGCATGCAGTACAGGTTCAACCTGGCTGAGAGGTGGGCTGAGGAGGAGCTGATACCTTATGCTGAAGCAAACGACCTCACCTTCATACCCTGGAGCCCCCTGGCTAAGGGGGCTTTAACAGGGAAGTACTCGCCGGGAGCCCTGCCCGAGTTCAAGGATGTCAGGGGCGGTGAGGCTGTTTTCCACCCTGAGAACTTTGCGAAGCTTGAGAAGCTGTTGAACACGCTGCGCGATGTGGCTGCAAAATATGGTAAAACTCCTGCCCAGGTCGTGCTGAACTGGATGCTGAAGTACAGTCCTGTCATACTGCCAATACCGGGTGCTAAGACGCCGGAGCAGGTTGAGGAGCTGGCTGGGGCGCTCGGCTGGGAGCTCTCCTACGAGGATTGGAGAAGGATTGACGAGGAGAGCCGTGCTGTAAAGATATCCTACGCTACCTGGTAG
- a CDS encoding transcription factor TFIIE yields MVVTLPRKEDNALMRIARDIIRKTYGEIALQLFDYMLENNGYVAEETLTKDTGIKSNEGRKVLQKMSEEAIIVPGKLKTGDATLHTWVLNKVALKSFVLNRLKKAREKLEARLSYERDNIIYECPVCGRRYSFEEAYLNDFKCVNEGADLLESNNDEIVSLLQSKIKELDEKIAELSEL; encoded by the coding sequence ATGGTGGTTACGCTGCCGAGGAAAGAGGATAATGCTTTAATGAGGATTGCCAGGGACATCATCCGTAAGACTTATGGAGAGATAGCCTTGCAATTATTCGACTACATGCTGGAGAACAACGGGTACGTGGCTGAGGAAACCCTAACCAAGGACACCGGGATCAAGTCTAATGAAGGGAGGAAGGTTCTTCAGAAAATGTCCGAGGAAGCAATAATAGTGCCCGGGAAGCTGAAGACAGGGGATGCAACCCTTCACACATGGGTTTTAAACAAGGTTGCGCTTAAGAGCTTCGTGCTCAACAGGTTGAAGAAGGCTAGGGAGAAGCTTGAGGCCAGGCTCAGCTACGAGAGGGATAACATTATCTACGAGTGCCCGGTGTGCGGCAGAAGATACTCCTTCGAGGAAGCCTACCTGAACGATTTCAAATGCGTTAACGAGGGAGCAGACCTCCTAGAGTCTAACAATGACGAGATAGTTTCACTCCTCCAGTCGAAAATCAAGGAGCTTGATGAGAAAATAGCTGAGCTGAGTGAGCTCTGA
- a CDS encoding DNA-directed RNA polymerase subunit G, with product MSVKLECVIDGVEDLRMPRVYRVHATCGEAKLDLELHNDIIPKAMLTGKNMRVEVSREKESCLQHYFCGQGYVVSVGRIGENQRVVISLHGFLVVLKTPSQLGLNPMDQVFVGADFEQ from the coding sequence ATGAGCGTTAAGCTGGAATGCGTTATTGACGGGGTCGAAGACCTGAGAATGCCCAGGGTTTACAGGGTGCACGCTACCTGCGGCGAGGCAAAGCTCGACTTGGAGCTGCATAATGACATCATCCCTAAGGCAATGCTAACCGGTAAGAACATGAGGGTTGAGGTTTCAAGGGAGAAGGAGAGCTGTCTCCAACACTACTTCTGCGGCCAGGGCTACGTGGTATCGGTGGGCAGGATTGGCGAGAACCAGAGAGTAGTTATTTCGCTACACGGATTCCTGGTTGTGCTGAAAACCCCGTCCCAGCTAGGCTTAAACCCCATGGACCAGGTGTTCGTTGGAGCCGATTTCGAGCAATAA
- a CDS encoding Lsm family RNA-binding protein, giving the protein MIKVSVIDASRKLVSELSGMIDKKVKVILSDGRHYEGVLIGFDHPSLNLLIQNAVDNNGVKFPKVVIKGDRVSEILVSEVPLFDPEEFKDFLLHEMKIAEHLVRVIPEARIVEVQGRYRVSEKGVEGVGPMAETLYSLWKKYTAVKEKAVKG; this is encoded by the coding sequence GTGATCAAGGTGTCCGTGATTGATGCTTCAAGAAAGCTTGTGAGCGAGCTCTCAGGCATGATTGACAAGAAGGTTAAGGTTATCCTTAGCGATGGGCGGCATTACGAGGGTGTTCTAATCGGCTTCGACCACCCATCACTAAACCTGCTGATTCAAAACGCTGTAGACAATAACGGTGTCAAGTTCCCGAAGGTAGTGATAAAGGGGGATAGGGTTTCCGAGATACTTGTTTCCGAGGTCCCCTTGTTCGACCCCGAGGAGTTCAAGGATTTCCTGCTCCACGAGATGAAGATTGCTGAGCACCTGGTAAGGGTGATCCCGGAGGCCAGGATAGTGGAGGTTCAGGGAAGATACAGGGTTAGCGAGAAGGGTGTTGAAGGAGTTGGACCAATGGCTGAAACACTGTATAGTCTCTGGAAGAAGTATACTGCTGTTAAAGAAAAGGCTGTAAAGGGATAG